The Xyrauchen texanus isolate HMW12.3.18 chromosome 4, RBS_HiC_50CHRs, whole genome shotgun sequence genome segment ctttttattattaaacgcgtcccgcagtttagcaacagtagttagactgcattttacaataatcaccgatcgtgctgattctgacgttaagtttgagttttagggagaaatgtcagtgcaccgctgtgaagggaaggaagttgtgctagacagaatgcggcttatgtataaatattgtttttataatctttggaaggcgaaatataaaataaaatcagactaatatcacagatctaaaccaggctacgtttgaatgtttagttctgtcactcatttagcagggctgtgttgtgctcgctgtgcgcgagatctctctctctctctctctctctctctctctctgactgcgaatagctaaattgcatcacagagaatggtttcatagaattattatacatagaacatgtattttcttaatttctccagtaccgacagcagaagcgtaacgtccgagcttaccaaagccagtccttcaatagcctatagcgcgttggtatcttttttattacttatttctctgcattgagtgacaaccctctcaaatataagacacacaaacagaacaaataaaagtctcagattcactgtctgtaattggaaaattcttgcttacttattgtgacatgatagcaacccttctgctgtgataatgcaacttcaactacgctatcaatagcCAAAGTAGCCAaatgtcatgtcgcgtttttttctcgaagttggcagaaaaatatcaaaagtttttaattaaatataaataagtttaattaaatataaatacaaatttaatccttactgtttacTCCAAGGAACTTCACTCCTTCCTTAGCACTGGATGAGGtcagctcactctgctggaaaatgactctaggggcagcgtgcgtcgaacacgtgttccacaacaacactaggctgcccacagatgtgcctgcctaataatcggcttgatatacttggatattggccgatgccgattatgtaaaaaatgctaaaaatcggccgaGTAATCGTTTTAGTAATGTGTCCTACCCACACTTCAGATCCTTCTTACACCCCTGGATTAATATGTTTCACCATTGGTTCATATAGATTGTCATTGTAATCAATTACCATAGTGTGTTCATTATCCACTTTGACATTTGTATTATGATGGTGATAAATGATCTTCTTTTTTCAGGTTTGATTATTCTGGCTGTGGGTCGTCCGAAGGGGAAATGGCAAACTACACCATGGGTGCTTGGAAGAAGGATGTGCTCTTCGTACTGGATGAACTAGTAGAGGGGCCACAGGTGAATGGATCAATTAATTTGTTTGATTAATTCATTGCAAAATGTGTCTTCAATCACTTGAATACAAATTCATAATTTGTTAATATACATGACCAAATTAAATCAGTTCTGGCTTTTATGTAATTGTGTTCAAGATTCTGGTGGGCTCCAGCATGGGTGGTTGGCTGATGCTGCTAGCAGCTCTTGCACAACCAGAGAAGACCGCTGCTATAGTGGGCATCTCAACAGCTGCAGATCACTTTGTCACATCATTCAACACGCTGCCAATAGAGGTGAGAAAAGTCATCTTTAAAATTCTGGGTGCTCATGTATAAAACTGGTCGCTGATTTCATCCCAAAAGTGTGCTTGCACACAAATGTTTTCAGATTAATAAAACTGTATGTATGGCAGAACCTGTGCAAAGTTCACTTTATGAATCCCAGTTAGCAGAAGATTGTGCATAcagacacaaaaaaattattcccCACCCCATGTCCTCCCTGAAATGCCCATACTATATATTGAGCTTCCAACGGGGGTTTTTACCATGCATAACCTTATCTGCATATAATTTTCATATGCATGTTGCCATCCAGACACGTAATAGTACCGTGTTTAATGGTACGAGATACTAGGAAAATAGGAGATAATGgagctgttcagccgtgacgtcaatttgtaggtgaaccctAATGGATGGAAGGCTAGTTCGCCATAGgttcctgtggcagggcggatggcggggccgggtcgttgtATGTATGTTGCTTCAATGCGGCtttaaaattcacgtttgaggaatgactgtgtaatttatgttgttgaAAAAACATCCAAGTATCTTTAAGTAATATTTTCCACAgaacttattttactcataaatccaaacCTGCCATTATAAAAATCTATAGCTAACTGTCTTGCAGGTCTTTGGACTACAAAATGCACCGCTCTATACTGACTGGAGCCGAAATGGCGCATGTGCCTATAAGATAAAACCCTGccattaaaataatttcttaaaaGGATTTTCATTGAAACACTTACCATAAGCAAAATCAATTGTCCTGAGAAGTGTATAAgatattaaagggcacctattatgccccttttcataAGATGAATCTTTGGTCATTTAGatatttggtgtccccagaatgtctgtgaattttcagctcaaaataccctacagataatttgaattaccatgttgaaaatgccaatttttgggtgggaataaaaacaagccgcttttgtgtgtgtctttaaatgcaaatgagctagtGCTCCCCACCCCTTATCCAGAATAGggcagagttttgacatctctgctttggataactagacatcaaaagcaatatgactgacagtgaaaatagtggtgttcggccctatatgtttgaacctgagtcagacactgatgagaaAGAGAATCCGTCAGAAGTGAAACTTTGAGAAtaaaccaggaagtttccgaatggttatttgatacatttatttatttgttgtagagttttttcagcagttttgcaatgatagatgagcaacacacacacgaATACTGTTGCAATGTTCGCTATGCACTATAATGAAatgacacaacacaaacatgtccgtcagcagtgtccatcaacagtcgtgggcagggcctgtagaaagtgacgtcactttataCAGAATCtgtgaacggcttgttctgagacaatgcttatgattaatggggattaaaaaaaggactgggtggatttttatcattatagggtggttgggtacacacactgccaacacacatttatgttcaaacaccatgtaaaagtgaattttgcacaaTAGGTCCCCTTTTAAGAATTGataaaaaagtgttttatctTGAATAAGTGATAACggaaaattatttattgattgttttaagcataaacctaacCTACTTATTAAACGTATCTAAAAAATgatattgtaatatttaaaaatcaatttaaGAATGTTTTATAAATCTGTAAAAGTTAGATTTTGTTTTACAGGAAGctaaacaaagattaaaaaaaattacatttttgcagtgTTAAACCCTACCTGACATCATCAGATCAGAGCTTTTTCTTCAGAAATAAAAGGTGCAACGTGTAAGTTtaccatttgtttttgtattcaaCTTGTACCAAAACACTGCTGAACAGTAAAAGTATATTTCGTTATACTAATTATACTATTATGTTTAGATAGCTCCACTGGTCCAGGTGAAATCAACCAATGAATGACTTGCGTGTAGTTTTCTCTCTGTATAAAGCTGAGATTGGAGAAAGGATTGGGAGATATGGAAAAATTACCCAAAATTACCTTTAATAATTCTTCCATTTCTTCTACCTCTTTTTTTATCAGACCAAGAAGGAAGTAGAGGAGCAGGGCTCTTGGAAATTCCCGACCAAGCACAATGAAGAGGGTTTCTACACTCTGAGTGTGAACTTTCTGAGAGAGGCAGAAAACCACTGTGTACTCCAGAGCCCAATCCCTGTTACCTGTCCGGTACGTCTGATCCACGGGCTCAAAGACTCTGATGTACCCTGGCATGTCTCCATGCAGGTCGCAGAGCGGGTACTTAGCAACGATGTGGACGTTATTCTTCGCAAACATGGGCAGCATCGCATGTCAGAGAAGGATGATATTAAGCTCATGGTGTACACCATTGATGACCTTATTGATAAACTGACCACACTGGGGTGAGGATGGGTGTACTCATGTAAAATATGGATCAACAGGTGTATGGAAAACCTCATTTGGAGGTAGGGTTTTAAATGCAGAAAGCCAAATTAACTGAAAGGGTTAGTTGatacaaaaatagaaattctgtcatcatgtactcacccaccctcatgttgttctgaacttGTGTAACTTTCGATCTTCCATAGAACACACAAGGATTTGCATACAGTGAAAACATGGATGATTAAGTAACCTGTCAATAAAATgtaaccccaaatcaatacaaatacatatataagggtatgtgtatgtatgtgtgtgtgtgtgtgtgtgtgtatatatatatatatatatatatatatatatacacccatatacatatttttttttattgatttttcccCAATAATGAAAgtacaataaaataatgtaattaaataatatttaaatatataattttttcacatcataaattgtcacaatgtaaaaaaaaattcctaaTGATccttaaaataggcttcattgtcCAAATGCACTATGCAATCTAATTTCTTagttgtttcttttgattttggagtaaaatgggACATGGGAATATTCTTGGCATCATTTTGAGAGCTACTGCAGAAGTCAAAATCTTAATTTTCATCTTTCTCACAAGAAATCTtatcgaatggcttcagaagatttgcaCAAGTTGTAAGAGTGACTATTGTGAGAATTTGACAGATctggtcactataaactgtcattgtatggacatGAACATCATTTGTTGTTTggttttcacagaagaaagtcctacaagtttggaacaacatgaataaatGTTGACAGAAATTTCAAttaagggtgaactattccttgagaGGCTCAGGACCTTTGTGGTCAGAgccttttgcttttatttttatgtccATGACAAAGATTGCATCTCACTTACAGTAGTAGATACATtacatcacccaaaatacacacGTTACATGTTCACATACTCACAACCCCATCACTTTTGCCTTAACCATTCTAGACATGTACAGTAACTCCATGCCGTCTCCATTCCTTgccgtttttattttttatagtttttagtGTTGCATTTGAATGTGATCATTTGTAATGCTTGAACCTGTAGGGCcttattttttttcaaagttgATAACTTTACAAGTAGCCTAACTCAATCTTTCACTTAACGTGGTGAAGGTATAGTCATCCTAAAGTACTGATGTTTTTCAGTGTCTGTGCCTTGGGTTTTCTTTTCACATGTCTGGTTTATCACTACTAGAGGGGCACGGTTCTATAGATCAGTGTTACAGGTACACAAAGTGTATTTTGCCCATTTTCAGTATTCATACGTTTTTGATCTAAAACGTGTTCCTTTTTTTCTCACTGTAATGACTGCAGTTTATGTCTACCATTGCTTTGTGTACACTGATGATGACACTAAGTAGAGTTTATTGTATGATGCTTTCTCAAACTAAACATTACATGCAATCTTGTAAAGTATATTATACAATAAGGAAAGAATAGTCTAGAAAAAGGCTTAGTAACTGACCAAAAGGAGCAATTTTAGAgcgggaaagaaagaaaaactgtgTGAATATTTATATGCAAAACTGCATGCAAGAACGGAATGGGACAGAGGATAAATAAGGATATAGAGGATATTTCATTCATATGCAAGCGTTCTGTACTTTGGGAACAGATGATGGAAAATATACACTTAACacatttcttttagtttttttgttgaaCTAAATCTCAGGTTAGATTTGCAAATGATCACAGTACTGGTATTtaaaatttcactttttttttactgccatttactcagcctcatggcATTAAAAACTCttataacacaaaaggagacatttagtAGAATGtccgtggtcaccattcactttcatataaTGGAAAGAGCAGCTTGAACTTTCTGCTAGCTAACTCTTTGTGCTCAGTGCTAGAAAGTTAGCTGtgttggaatgatatgagggtgagtaaatacattttcagttttggtgaATGAGCAGCAGGTTCAGTTACATTCAACACCATTTATTGTAGTCACCTGCTGGTTTTTCCATTGGAGTTCAGTGTTTCTCTGAACTCTTGTAGACattgcagttataacaacatgtgTTTTTATCATGCACTAGTGCAATGCTGCAGTCATAGAACAATATCAAGGATGTCATGGTATTTCAAgagcttttcttttctttgtttgatgAATACTGTTTTGTGTGGGTATTTGTGAGTTTAAATTTCTTTCTGCCACCTGTTGGTGTATGTATGTAATGTTCAATATTTTGTCTtcctttatgtgtgtttgtgggatTTTTGCAGCACTAATATCTCTGCAGGTTGATCACTAAATGTAAATTGTTACGTTTCCCTCCTTTTTGCCAACAATATATAAGTTTCTCTTGTTTCTCACATATAGGCCTTCCAGGCCAAATTAGGAActctctcttatatatatatatatatatatatatatatatatatatatatatgtatatatattacttGTTtcctaaaaaatttaatattaaaaatgtatatcacaTTTTCCAATTATGTTTAAATCTATGCCATGTATGTATGCTTTATATTATTAAAAGCTAGATGATAGTGAGCGACTGCTGctttttttcccatgtttttgagTTTGCTGTGTTCTGAACTTCAGGTTGCTGCACAGTGTTTACTTTGCTTATATAAGCATGtggcaaaaaactaaaaagcctttttactgtgtgtgtgcacGGGACAGAATGTGTATTTTGGTCTTTTGCATTTAAAAGGTATGGTTGATTTAAGCAGAATAACTAATGCAATTTTAGCCATcgataatattattaaaaataaataatatgtatatttgtGTTAAACTTGTCTATACAGTGATTAGAGTCTAGACTATAAAGATAAAAACAAGTGGCATTTAATttagaaagatagcacaagcagaCTTTTCAAGCAAAGCAtatcacaaaaataagttacatcTACTAACTTACATCTACTAAAGCATCACATTTGCACAAGTTGATTAAGCACTTTTACTTTTCCAATTGTTTTCAATGAGAATTGTCATTACAGtaacagtttttttcttcttatttgttttactgtattacagtaataaagATGTTGTTGCACAATGATTTTCTTAAAATCACCAAAAATGAAAGGCAGTGTAAAGGGAGAACTATGATTTATAAatactatttaaataatatatgttCACTTTTTCATATAATAATGACCTTTTTTCACATTGTGGTATGAGAATTGAAGGCTTAAATGTACATCACTGTTATGaaaacaatgttacaatgttaTAATTGACTTAAAAGCAGGCTTCCTTTTCTATAGGCAAAATCCAATTTCTTACTTGTTTCTATTGATTTGGAGAAAagtaggaccaggacattttcttggttTCAGGTTTCTTGACTGAATCAGCCATAAACGTAGTCAATGGCCAATGGCAGACGGGGGTAGTGAGGGAAACCTGTATGGAAAAAGTgattttttgcaattaaaataaatcaaatcaaatcattttattgtcacactaccatgtacacaagtgcaacagtaggtgaaattcttgtgtgcagttccgagcaacatagcagtcatgacagtgacgagacatataccaattacaataaacaacatacttacacaaaacaatttacatatcaaatgtacacatacttacacaaaacaatttacaaatcagatgtacacatacttacacaacacaataattatatacaatgcagaatatagaacagaatatacaatacaatacaataagtgggagtatatgaaatatatatgtgtatatatatatatagtagttgtattgaggagaatatgttgacagtccagtgtgagattatagctgaataaagtgcagtgctaattattgatcctgatagatcaagagttcaacagtctgattgcttggggaaaaagctatcatgtagtcggctggtgcgggtcctgatgctgcgataccgcctgcctgatggtagcagtgagaacagcccatgacttgggtgactggagtctctgatgatcctccgagctttttcacacaccgcctggtgtatatgtcctggagggagggaagctcacctccgatgatgttcctggcagttcgcaccaccctttgcagggctttgcagttgtgcgcggtgctattgccgtaccaggcggtgatgcagccagtcaggatgctctctacagtgctggtgtagaaccgtgtgaggatgtggtggttcattccaaacttcctcagccgtctcaggaagaagaggcgctggtgagccttcttcacaacggcctcagtgtggacggaccatgtgagttcctcagtaatgtggacaccgaggaacttgaagctgctgactctctccaccggtgatTTATCGAAATAAATCAAAGTCTTTTGTTTTTTCCCTCTATAGTGAGAACAATAGGCTTTATATGGACATGCAGAGGAATGTGAGAGCACAGCTGGATGCACATACAGGCCAACAGTGATTGACATAACAGACTGATTGATGGATTGATTAAATCAATAGAGTGTGTTGTGGGCAGGACCAATTTCTTTCTGCAAATGGTTCTCTCAGAGATTGCATTTCGTTTTCTGGAATACTGTTTAGCATAGAGAGCAGTATAAAGTGCTTTATGTACATCATACGTGTATATTTTCACTTGTATATGTAAAAGAATACATTGGCAAGTACATAATAAAGAAGTATGCGTTGCACCTGCATGCTATATTCTTTAAAGCAATGCTCTAAGTGTTTTTGGAAAATTAGTTATAAGCCATTATAGATTTAAGGATTAAGAGGCGATAAAGTTTCCTTGGGGTAAAATGACTttcctgtttgtcactatgaaaTGCAAAATTGGCTTGATCCATGTGGTCATGGGGTTCAAAgtcaaaagcttgatttaaaaatttctgaaaacaatttttttaattattattatgcatgtatGAGAATATCTGGGGAGATTCTCTTGAAACGTGTCAAGAAAAATTGACCATTTTACtccaaaaacataataataaaaaaaaattgtctctagaaaatgaaaatgccattttaaGGGCCATTAAGAGTTTTTACAAGagttacattattttaatgacagttatgcacattttTGCCCCAGTTCTCATTCCAGCGATATGAAAAAGTTTTATTATGATATTCTAATTTCCGCAACATGAAAaatgatatattattaaataattatacttatattattaaaagcatttttatacgTTATAGTAGTTCTCCCTTGGTACTGCCTCATATTTTGATTTTAGTAATGAAaatcattgtacaacagcatATTTTGTATTGTCATGCAGTAAAAATATGAATTctttacggtaatgagaattctTATCGAAAACAATGGACATCAATGGAATAGTAAAAGCAACACATCCGAACATGTTAcgttaatgagaattgggggataACATTTATCTGAGTGTTCTGAAAATAATGTTGCACTGCAAAAGATTGCAGGGGTCCTAAACGTAAGctcaattttctttttgcaaaataCAGTTAACTTAATATTTTTTGATtgttgatttggggttaaatatgaccagaacATCTTCAAGTTTTGTGAGATTCGCCCTCTGAAATGAACACATACAACTATATAATGATAGAttacaacttgtggtgatgtaggtgatgtctgattttttaaagaattttctaACCCCACACCcatctaatttctgcaattctcaagctgtgatccttggagattatTTGGCCACTTGAATCATCCTCCTGCCTGTGCGTGGAGTCAATATAGACACATgtccttttccaggccgattcttaagatcGCCAGTTGATTAGAACTGGTTAATTATTGTGCTGATCATGGAAATAGGCATtgtcaatgctttggctattttcttaaagccacttcccattttgtgaagctcaacaaccttttgctgcacatcagaactatattctttagtgtaACCcattgtgattgatgattaaatgAATTTGGCCTTTTTATGCCCCTTTGAAAcaaagtcatggctgaacaatttcatgttcctagtcaaccaggtgcactaaaaattttaaatatgaaGGGGAATATACAtgtacttcagatatattttactcataagaatttgtAGGGGTGCCATTCATTGTgaccaatgtgttttggagaaaaatatttatttaataaagagaTTGTAAGACACTTCAGATCTCgaggggaaggaggacacagggaactggTTTCTTGTACTCACAGGTGGGTTTCTTTTTAATTGATAAACTTCAGcgcttacagcttcacaataaaatgTCAGCTCACAATAACACATTAGTTTCACAATACATCTCTTGACCCAGACTCTCTCCTCtgctctggaggttctgtggctgcttatatgccgcctccccatgctcactggaattagagacaggtgttagacatgatttagcttaggtgcaagcgcccttaccgcttcctctccccgacgggcgcttgaccacgcccccgctcccacatacccccaccgcccaactcaggccggggcgccatccggcctgcctaccaccccccccccatttctggagaggaagtcagcgacatctgcacccccggtctgtggaccaccttgaacttaaagggctggagagctagataccaacgggtgatctgggcattagtatccttcatgcggtggagccattgaagtggggcgtgatccgagcagagagtGAAGGCGCGCCCCAGTAGGTAGTAACGgagcgtgaggaccgcccacttaatAGCCAGGCACTCTTTCTCCACAGTGCTGTATtttgtctccctcaaggagagcttacggctaatgtagaggaccgggcgctcctccccctccaccacctgcgagagtacggcccccagccctctgtctgaagcgtccatctgcagtaaaaaagggagagagaagttaggtgcATGCAACAGCAGCCCCCCACagagtgcggctttaatctgcgtaaacgcctgttggcactgctccgaccactggaccgggtctggagccccctttttagtgaggtcagtcagcgggctggtgacgtccgaataattgggCACGAACCTCCTTTTGGCCAGCCAGCCCAaagaactgcctcaccccctttttggtcttaggtctagggcaagtcgcaatcgccgcggtcttgtcaatttggggccgcacccggccatgacccaagtggaaccccagataccgtacctccatacacacaatcgcgcacttcttagggtttgccgtgagccccgcccgccgcaacgacctcaggacggccctcagattttgcatgtgccgctgccaatcattactatagataatgatatcgtctagataggcagcggcgtaggcggtgtgtggtctgaggatccgatccatgaggcgctgaaacgtggctgggaccccaaacaaaccaaaaggaagtgtcacaaattggtgtaatccaaatggcGTAGAGAAGGCCGTTTTCTCACGTTTTCTCacgggtatgcgtcaaatttagacaccgcgttggcttttctataatccacacagaaccatacAGACCCAttgctcttgggaacaagaacaaccgggctggaccaatcactgtgggacttctctattacgcccatatcgagcatcgcgtccaattccccccgaactattttctttttatgttcgggcaagcaaTTGGGGCGGCTACGTACCACTACACCCGGCTCGGTcttgatgtggtgctggatgatgtTCGTGCGACctggtagaggggaaaacacatctgcaaattcccttTGCatttcggaaacctctgtgagttgccgcggtgagaggTGATCTCCACAAATAACCGGGTTGTTGCGATTGTggtctttgtttacctccgggccgagctccgccctctccggaactattGTGGAAAAACGTCACAAgtgccgcctcctccctccacagttttaggaggttgaggtgatagatTTGGCACatgccccctctatcggttcgtttaacctcataatcgagatccccaactcgtcgtgtgacctcaaagggtccttgccacttggcgagtaatttagagcttgatgttgggagcaatacaagtaccttatctcatttacatttacatttatgcatttggcagacgcctttatccaaagcgacttacagtgcacttattacagggacaatccccctggagcaacctggagttaagtgccttgctcaaagacacaatggtggtggctgtggggatcaccGGGAGATCAAATTCCccttaatattttcttaaagcccggccaatcagtccccaaaatcagcggatgagtgaggcgggaactaaccgcagcCTCCAAGCTATGTTTTTCCCCCCGGAATTTGATCAGCAAGGTCACCataggatacttgtgaacatccccatgcacacacctcaccctcaccagcttagctgtgcccaaagccctgggttgaaccaagcgttggtggatgctGGTCTGATTACACCCTGTATCCAGAAACGCTTGGTAAGTaccccccttgattcttaccggaatccggtacgctccagcccgatcgggggcagtctGCTGGATATCGGGGAcctgcaccaccgtccccacctccatcagcggacactgatccctgaagtggcccgggtctccgcatctacagcaggccggcccaggcgctaCGCCCGTACCTGCggtggcgggcgcccccacctgagggggagagtgGCTGAAGGTTGGGGAAGGGGAGTGTGTTGCTTCCCACGGCTGGGAAGCTGGTCTCGGGGGGCCTCCCCGCCTACGTGGGGCAGGAATGGGTCCTGGAAAGAAAGCAGAATGGGGAGGCAGAAAGgaaggggagggaacaggggaacatacaggggaagggggaagacagggagagagagagagggctcctccgccctcgggatcgccgccatgtggtcctccgcaagccGGACGGCTGCAGCCGGGGTGGCCTCCTGGCTCAGAAGACTCCAGATCGCatgtcggtcctctgcttgagcccgcatgatctcgaagaatcggcgatcctggtcctgccagagctcaagcagggattgttggtggctctggtgtaatgtagcgagggactggaggacccctgccaactgggaggactctacggggcgatcaCCTTCCATCGTTTTGGGAACGAACAGagcggaattttttttttaaataaatattgagtcCCGGGTTTCGGTACCAGTGTAAGACACTTCAGGTCTCgaggggaaggaggacacagggaactggTTTCTTCTACTcacaggtgtttttttttaaattgataaacTTCAGcacttacagcttcacaataaaatgTCAGCTCACAATAACACATTAGCTTCACAATACATCTCTTGACCCAGACTCTCTCCACtgctctggaggttctgtggctgtttatatgccgctctccccgtgctcactggaattagagacaggtgttagacatgatttagctcaggtgcaagtgcccttatCGCTTCCTCTCccc includes the following:
- the LOC127643216 gene encoding palmitoyl-protein thioesterase ABHD10, mitochondrial-like isoform X1, encoding MADEPGEKSHVLGLLAKRHQLQLTSVRHKTTIQYATRPDLPKLAYRKLTGKSPGVVFLPGFASNMGGQKAEALEEFCKSLGHSYLRFDYSGCGSSEGEMANYTMGAWKKDVLFVLDELVEGPQILVGSSMGGWLMLLAALAQPEKTAAIVGISTAADHFVTSFNTLPIETKKEVEEQGSWKFPTKHNEEGFYTLSVNFLREAENHCVLQSPIPVTCPVRLIHGLKDSDVPWHVSMQVAERVLSNDVDVILRKHGQHRMSEKDDIKLMVYTIDDLIDKLTTLG
- the LOC127643216 gene encoding palmitoyl-protein thioesterase ABHD10, mitochondrial-like isoform X2 → MIRHYCKVLQINVRKFTMLPHVATGVRHKTTIQYATRPDLPKLAYRKLTGKSPGVVFLPGFASNMGGQKAEALEEFCKSLGHSYLRFDYSGCGSSEGEMANYTMGAWKKDVLFVLDELVEGPQILVGSSMGGWLMLLAALAQPEKTAAIVGISTAADHFVTSFNTLPIETKKEVEEQGSWKFPTKHNEEGFYTLSVNFLREAENHCVLQSPIPVTCPVRLIHGLKDSDVPWHVSMQVAERVLSNDVDVILRKHGQHRMSEKDDIKLMVYTIDDLIDKLTTLG